A single genomic interval of Zingiber officinale cultivar Zhangliang chromosome 4A, Zo_v1.1, whole genome shotgun sequence harbors:
- the LOC121972809 gene encoding WUSCHEL-related homeobox 4-like → MKVHQLLLDQLPSPSSLFPPPPSTAVAAAVIPLQPPQNPQNCTTSILSSTRSISRWTPMAEQMKILQALFEGGMRSPSPSEIEEVTAELSKYGRIEGKNVFYWFQNHKARERQRQKLNKKRSYQQDGDTGADLSNLNLRDTSRYKRKCNKSWNCLELKEVGDEYDDHEDQTLELFPLQPEFNFRKTSFF, encoded by the exons ATGAAGGTTCATCAATTGTTACTAGACCAActcccttctccttcctccttatTTCCACCGCCCCCCTCCACCGCTGTTGCTGCCGCCGTCATTCCTCTCCAGCCACCCCAGAATCCTCAAAACTGCACCACCTCAATACTA TCGTCTACAAGAAGCATAAGCAGATGGACTCCAATGGCGGAGCAGATGAAGATCTTGCAGGCCTTGTTTGAAGGCGGGATGCGGAGTCCAAGTCCGTCGGAAATCGAGGAGGTGACCGCGGAGCTGAGCAAGTATGGGAGGATAGAGGGGAAGAACGTCTTCTACTGGTTCCAAAACCACAAGGCCAGAGAGAGGCAGAGGCAGAAGTTGAACAAGAAACGCAGCTATCAACAGGATGGTGATACCGGTGCTGATCTCTCCAATCTCAATCTCAGG GATACAAGTAGATACAAACGCAAGTGTAATAAGAGTTGGAATTGCTTAGAGTTGAAGGAAGTTGGAGATGAATATGATGATCATGAGGATCAAACTTTAGAGCTTTTTCCATTGCAACCAGAGTTTAACTTCCGCAAGACAAG ttttttttaa